The following are from one region of the Nymphaea colorata isolate Beijing-Zhang1983 chromosome 7, ASM883128v2, whole genome shotgun sequence genome:
- the LOC116257255 gene encoding metal tolerance protein 10-like, which translates to MVMEIRTDSLDYRTELLSPLPEGDSTISSRVPSWRLNFNDISLPDHTNNQPKEFHHRLRNFSKKKKVAEYYKKQGKILEGFTEMETLIELGCLPGLTEDELKELARSEKSAIHLSNLANLILFTAKVYASVESKSLAVIASTLDSLLDLLSGFILWFTSHAMRKPNQYRYPIGKRRMQPVGIVVFASVMATLGFQILLESARQLIAQSHPTMDREKERWLIGIMVSVTVIKFGLMVYCQRFKNEIVRAYAKDHFFDVVTNSVGLATAILAVRFLWWIDPTGAILIALYTMGTWAKTVLENVWSLVGKTAPPEYLQTLTYLIWNHHVEIRHIDTVRAYTFGSHYFVEVDIVLPGDMPLREAHDIGEELQERLEQLPQVERAFVHLDFECSHRPEHNKKV; encoded by the exons ATGGTCATGGAGATTCGAACCGATTCCCTGGATTATCGTACCGAGCTTCTCTCGCCTTTGCCCGAGGGCGACAGCACCATAAGCTCGAGGGTACCATCATGGCGTCTCAACTTCAATGATATCTCACTCCCTGATCACACCAACAATCAGCCCAAGGAGTTCCATCATCGACTACGAAATTTTA gcaagaagaaaaaggttgcAGAGTATTACAAAAAGCAGGGAAAGATCCTTGAAGGCTTTACAGAGATGGAGACCCTAATCGAGTTGGGCTGCCTTCCTGGACTCACCGAG GATGAGCTGAAAGAGCTGGCAAGGAGCGAGAAGAGCGCCATTCACTTGTCCAACCTTGCCAATCTAATACTCTTCACGGCCAAAGTGTATGCATCGGTCGAAAGCAAGTCATTGGCAGTCATTGCCTCCACTCTTGACTCCTTGTTAGACCTGCTGTCTGGCTTCATCCTTTGGTTCACATCCCATGCCATGAGGAAGCCCAATCAGTACAGATATCCCATTGGGAAGAGGAGAATGCAGCCAGTT GGGATTGTGGTGTTTGCATCAGTAATGGCCACGCTTGGTTTCCAGATACTGCTCGAGTCAGCTCGACAACTCATTGCTCAG TCTCACCCGACAATGGATCGAGAGAAGGAGAGATGGTTGATTGGGATCATGGTGTCAGTTACTGTCATAAAGTTTGGACTCATGGTCTACTGCCAAAGGTTCAAAAATGAGATCGTCAGGGCTTATGCCAAGGACCATTTCTTCGATGTCGTCACCAACTCGGTTGGTCTGGCCACAGCAATCTTGGCAGTCAGATTCCTCTGGTGGATCGACCCAACTGGAGCCATACTG ATCGCACTATACACCATGGGCACATGGGCGAAGACAGTATTAGAGAATGTGTGGTCGCTGGTAGGGAAGACAGCGCCCCCCGAGTATTTGCAGACTCTCACATACCTCATCTGGAATCACCATGTAGAAATTAGGCATATTGACACTGTAAGAGCTTACACCTTTGGATCCCATTACTTTGTGGAGGTTGACATTGTGCTTCCTGGGGACATGCCACTAAGGGAGGCCCACGACATTGGAGAAGAACTCCAGGAGAGGCTTGAGCAGCTTCCTCAGGTGGAGCGCGCATTTGTGCATTTAGATTTTGAGTGTAGCCATCGACCTGAGCATAACAAGAAGGTGTAA